From the Leucobacter denitrificans genome, one window contains:
- a CDS encoding FAD-dependent oxidoreductase — MNAKHDSQPRETGTRPSFDVAIVGAGPAGLAAAGAAASEGARVVVIDAADQPGGQYWRHRSESAGVPEDGKLHHGWNEYLDLRRTFDEHVASGAIHYLPRTSVWMLRKRADEDFLLELTPSWGPPSGIRSVTATRLVLATGGYDRQIPVPGWDLPGVMAAGGIQGFVKQNGTLPGKRFVVGGTGPFLLPVAANIVAAGGSVAAVCESSNLMGWLPRAHRAAGVPAKGVEGAGYVWEFLKHRIPYRTSTVITEILGDDHVTGVRTAKVRPTGEIVAGSEREITGIDGVGLGWGFTPQLELPLQLGVSTRVDVDGSLIAPVDDAQHSSVAGLLLAGELTGVGGAALAVIEGRIAGRVAGAESQGRSAVASARELREIGRQRRFAEAMHLAHPVPQGWQDRLTPETTVCRCEEVTAGEICASRETLASEDQRALKGTTRAGMGWCQGRVCGFAVSGLASNDVADHTSLANAAKRPIAQPLPLSQLANLEN, encoded by the coding sequence GTGAACGCGAAGCACGATTCCCAGCCCCGTGAGACCGGCACACGGCCGAGCTTCGACGTCGCGATCGTAGGCGCGGGCCCCGCAGGTCTCGCGGCGGCGGGTGCAGCGGCGAGTGAGGGCGCACGGGTCGTGGTGATCGACGCGGCCGATCAACCGGGCGGCCAATACTGGCGACACCGCAGCGAGTCGGCCGGTGTGCCAGAAGACGGCAAGCTCCACCACGGATGGAACGAGTATCTCGACCTGCGACGGACATTCGACGAGCACGTCGCTTCGGGCGCGATCCACTACCTGCCCCGCACCAGTGTGTGGATGTTGCGCAAGCGCGCCGATGAAGATTTTTTGCTCGAACTCACCCCGAGTTGGGGTCCCCCATCAGGCATTCGGTCGGTCACCGCGACGCGCCTCGTGCTCGCGACCGGCGGCTATGACCGCCAAATACCGGTTCCTGGCTGGGACCTCCCTGGCGTCATGGCCGCGGGCGGCATTCAGGGGTTTGTGAAGCAGAACGGCACACTCCCAGGCAAGCGGTTCGTCGTCGGGGGCACGGGGCCGTTCTTGCTCCCTGTCGCGGCCAACATCGTCGCAGCCGGTGGATCAGTCGCGGCCGTCTGCGAGTCCTCGAATCTCATGGGCTGGCTGCCCCGTGCACACCGAGCGGCGGGCGTGCCCGCGAAGGGCGTCGAGGGCGCGGGCTACGTCTGGGAGTTCCTCAAGCACCGCATCCCCTACCGCACGAGCACCGTGATCACCGAGATACTTGGCGACGACCACGTGACCGGCGTGCGCACCGCGAAGGTTCGTCCGACAGGCGAGATCGTGGCAGGCAGTGAGCGTGAGATCACCGGAATCGACGGCGTCGGTCTCGGGTGGGGATTCACGCCCCAGCTCGAACTCCCGCTGCAGCTCGGAGTCTCGACCCGTGTCGACGTCGACGGTTCGCTCATTGCCCCGGTCGATGATGCCCAGCACAGCTCAGTCGCGGGGCTGCTGCTCGCGGGCGAGTTGACGGGGGTCGGCGGGGCCGCACTTGCGGTCATCGAGGGGCGGATCGCCGGACGCGTCGCAGGTGCTGAGTCCCAGGGGCGATCCGCTGTTGCGAGCGCGCGCGAGCTACGCGAGATCGGCCGCCAGCGCCGCTTCGCCGAGGCGATGCACCTCGCCCACCCCGTGCCCCAGGGCTGGCAGGATCGCCTCACTCCCGAGACCACCGTGTGCCGCTGCGAGGAGGTCACAGCGGGCGAGATCTGCGCCTCGCGCGAGACGCTCGCGAGCGAAGACCAGCGCGCACTCAAGGGCACCACCCGCGCGGGCATGGGCTGGTGTCAGGGCCGCGTGTGCGGTTTCGCGGTGTCGGGTCTCGCGTCGAATGACGTGGCGGATCACACGTCGCTAGCGAACGCCGCTAAACGCCCGATCGCACAGCCGCTCCCCCTCTCCCAACTCGCAAACCTCGAGAACTAA
- a CDS encoding (2Fe-2S)-binding protein — protein MSHAAHSPSPQTPQASQRVRATFDGEPIETAAGSSIAAALTESGCSAWRTTANGKQRGLFCGIGICFDCIVEVDGESGQRACMIPLEDGMDVRPQRSRSSAPPTGDATSNDSSVSDSNSEATK, from the coding sequence ATGAGCCACGCAGCCCACTCACCATCGCCGCAAACGCCGCAGGCATCTCAGCGCGTGCGCGCCACATTTGACGGTGAACCCATCGAAACCGCGGCTGGCTCGAGCATCGCCGCAGCGCTCACCGAGTCGGGCTGCTCAGCCTGGCGTACGACAGCGAACGGCAAGCAGCGCGGACTCTTCTGCGGCATCGGTATCTGCTTCGACTGCATCGTCGAGGTCGACGGTGAATCGGGGCAGCGCGCTTGCATGATCCCGCTCGAAGACGGCATGGATGTGCGACCGCAGCGCTCGCGCAGTTCGGCTCCGCCCACGGGCGACGCAACCAGCAACGACTCATCCGTCTCAGACTCGAACTCCGAGGCCACCAAGTGA
- a CDS encoding NAD(P)/FAD-dependent oxidoreductase: protein MSGTSDVIVIGAGIIGAATAYFASLQGLSVTVVERGLPASGTTSRCEGNILVSDKERGPELELMQYSLDVWKGELAEFGHLWEFESKGGIIVASRESSLRSLERVTASQRMHGIVAEQLDSAALRELEPNVTDSALGAAYYPEDSQVQPILAASHLLRLARERGAKLVTNAPVTELIRGGGGGERTHGPTRDGTRVTGVRTPQGDFFADHVVNTTGTWAPEIASLAGVNVPVNPRRGYVLVTEQLPPMVHHKVYAAEYIDNVGSGDASLQSSPVVEGTPAGTILIGSSRERIGFDSSVSVDALRQIAQNAIELFPFLERTRILRHYHGFRPFCPDHLPVIGHDPRAPGLWHASGHEGAGIGLSVGTGKLLGQALAGIEPEMPLTPFRPERFDEPGAPDPHHDSNTDEEVAA, encoded by the coding sequence ATGAGCGGTACCAGCGACGTCATCGTCATAGGCGCCGGCATCATCGGTGCGGCAACGGCGTACTTTGCATCGCTACAGGGGCTCTCGGTCACCGTCGTCGAGCGCGGTCTTCCCGCGAGCGGCACCACCTCACGCTGCGAGGGCAACATCCTTGTCTCCGACAAAGAGCGCGGCCCGGAGCTTGAGCTCATGCAGTACTCGCTAGATGTCTGGAAAGGTGAGCTCGCCGAGTTCGGGCACCTCTGGGAGTTCGAGTCGAAGGGCGGCATCATCGTCGCGTCGCGCGAGTCGAGTCTTCGCTCACTCGAGCGCGTCACCGCGTCACAACGCATGCACGGCATCGTCGCCGAACAGCTCGATAGCGCGGCCTTGCGCGAGCTTGAGCCGAACGTCACCGATAGCGCACTCGGCGCCGCGTATTACCCTGAAGACAGCCAGGTGCAGCCGATCCTCGCGGCTTCACACCTACTACGCCTCGCGCGCGAGCGCGGTGCGAAGCTTGTGACGAACGCGCCCGTCACCGAGCTGATTCGCGGTGGGGGCGGCGGCGAGCGCACTCATGGCCCCACGCGTGACGGCACACGCGTGACTGGCGTGCGCACCCCGCAGGGTGATTTCTTTGCGGATCACGTCGTGAACACGACCGGCACCTGGGCCCCCGAGATCGCGTCCCTCGCTGGGGTGAACGTACCGGTGAACCCGCGCCGTGGCTACGTGCTCGTCACCGAACAGCTGCCCCCGATGGTGCACCACAAGGTATATGCCGCCGAGTACATCGACAATGTCGGATCGGGCGATGCGTCGCTGCAGTCGTCTCCCGTGGTCGAGGGCACACCGGCGGGCACAATTCTCATCGGGTCAAGCCGCGAGCGGATCGGGTTTGATTCGTCGGTGAGCGTCGACGCACTGCGGCAAATCGCCCAGAACGCCATCGAACTGTTCCCGTTTCTCGAGCGCACGCGCATCCTCAGGCACTACCACGGGTTCCGCCCATTTTGCCCTGATCATCTGCCGGTCATCGGGCACGATCCGAGGGCGCCAGGGCTCTGGCACGCGAGCGGGCACGAGGGTGCGGGTATTGGGCTTTCGGTTGGTACAGGCAAGCTGCTCGGTCAGGCGCTCGCTGGCATCGAACCAGAGATGCCGCTCACCCCGTTCCGGCCAGAGCGATTCGACGAGCCGGGGGCACCCGATCCACACCACGACAGCAACACCGATGAGGAGGTCGCCGCATGA
- a CDS encoding GntR family transcriptional regulator, with product MSLSSQLTPLERPRNLRETVLDQLRAAIITGELAEGTVVSAPVLGQALGVSATPVREAMMDLAREGLVETIKNKGFLITTMSEKDLDDLTEIRLLIEPPIMHAVIENIPDAAFTELDALADECLRAAETKDLRAYLQLDREFHAAILKHTGNPQLVELATSLRIRTRLYGIAALANKGLLADSAREHHRLIELLRAGDGPGAEQLMRQHIGHARDAWATGDPTSADGA from the coding sequence ATGAGCCTTTCTAGCCAACTCACCCCCCTTGAGCGCCCACGCAACCTGCGCGAAACGGTGCTCGATCAGTTGCGCGCTGCAATCATTACGGGCGAGTTGGCTGAGGGCACCGTCGTGTCTGCCCCGGTGCTTGGGCAGGCACTTGGCGTGTCGGCGACGCCGGTGCGCGAGGCGATGATGGATCTCGCGCGCGAGGGCCTCGTCGAGACAATTAAGAATAAGGGCTTTCTCATCACGACGATGAGCGAGAAAGATCTTGACGACCTCACAGAGATTCGCCTGCTCATTGAGCCCCCGATCATGCACGCAGTCATCGAGAATATTCCCGATGCGGCATTTACCGAACTCGATGCACTTGCCGACGAGTGCTTGCGAGCCGCCGAAACCAAGGATCTGCGCGCATATTTGCAGCTTGACCGGGAGTTTCACGCCGCGATTTTGAAGCACACCGGCAACCCGCAGCTCGTTGAACTTGCTACCTCACTGCGCATTCGCACACGGCTGTATGGCATCGCTGCGCTCGCGAACAAGGGCCTGCTTGCCGACTCGGCTCGTGAGCACCACCGCCTCATCGAGCTGTTGCGCGCCGGAGACGGCCCTGGTGCCGAGCAGCTCATGCGCCAGCACATCGGGCATGCTCGCGACGCCTGGGCAACCGGCGACCCCACTTCTGCCGACGGCGCATGA
- a CDS encoding ornithine cyclodeaminase family protein: protein MSISFFDAADVERFLPFDRAMDALEEALRGDANGVAINPEDDGPRLFSDAPDGEFLLMPAQGPTYSGVKALTVAPNNPERGFEKIQGLYILYSSDTLTPVAVLEGASLTAIRTPAVTLSAVRQLANLAPEGSEIPAAPRVLIFGAGVQALSHARAAALVFPGASFDIVGRRPERIADLITALSEAQETAGLTVRDRTSEADQAVREADVIICVTSASDPLFDGNLVQNHAIVAAAGTHGLERREVDDALIGRADLFVEGRGSAQRENGNFATALSADDWQANPPKNLQDLAQGNATRTPGKPAFYSGVGMSWEDLVCASAIATTEIEGDS from the coding sequence GTGAGTATCTCGTTCTTTGACGCAGCCGATGTGGAGCGGTTTCTCCCATTCGACCGTGCCATGGATGCGCTCGAGGAGGCGCTGCGAGGAGATGCGAACGGGGTGGCAATCAACCCCGAAGATGACGGGCCGAGGCTTTTCAGCGACGCGCCCGACGGCGAGTTCCTGCTCATGCCCGCGCAGGGTCCGACCTACTCGGGAGTGAAAGCGCTCACGGTCGCCCCGAACAACCCAGAGCGCGGATTCGAGAAGATTCAGGGCCTCTACATTCTGTACTCGTCTGACACACTCACGCCCGTTGCTGTGCTCGAGGGCGCGAGTCTCACGGCGATCCGTACCCCGGCGGTGACGCTGTCGGCGGTTCGTCAGCTCGCGAACCTTGCGCCCGAGGGCTCCGAGATTCCGGCCGCTCCCCGCGTGCTCATCTTCGGTGCCGGGGTGCAGGCGCTGAGCCACGCGCGCGCCGCAGCGCTGGTATTTCCCGGGGCAAGCTTCGACATCGTTGGCCGCAGGCCCGAGCGGATCGCAGATCTCATCACCGCGCTCAGTGAGGCTCAAGAGACCGCGGGGCTCACCGTGCGAGACCGCACGAGCGAAGCCGACCAGGCGGTGCGCGAGGCAGACGTCATCATCTGCGTGACGAGCGCGAGCGATCCACTATTTGATGGCAATCTCGTGCAGAACCACGCGATCGTCGCGGCAGCCGGAACGCACGGGCTCGAGCGCCGCGAGGTCGATGATGCGCTCATTGGCCGAGCCGACCTGTTTGTCGAGGGCCGTGGATCCGCGCAGCGCGAAAACGGCAACTTTGCGACCGCACTGAGTGCCGATGACTGGCAGGCCAACCCACCGAAGAACCTGCAAGATCTCGCACAGGGCAACGCGACACGCACACCAGGCAAGCCAGCGTTCTATTCTGGGGTTGGCATGTCGTGGGAAGATCTCGTGTGTGCCTCCGCCATCGCCACAACGGAAATCGAGGGAGATTCCTAA
- a CDS encoding proline racemase family protein — translation MRTSRVYHAVDSHTEGMPTRVITGGVGVFPGSTMAERRTWFMENNDELRQLLMFEPRGHASMSGAILQPPTRPDADWGVLYIEVSGCLPMCGHGTIGVATVLVETGMVEVVEPVTTIRLDTPAGLVVAEVDVKDGKAEQVTITNVPSFADRLGAHVEVPGFGEVNYDLAFGGNFYAIVKLEELGIEFREDRENKDELLSAGLAIMDAINATDEPVHPEREDIRGCHHVYLEAPGSTAKHSRHAMAIYPGWFDRSPCGTGTSARMAQLHARGELALDTDFINDSYIGSRFIGRLVEETEVAGRKAVIPTITGRAWITGTAQYFLDPTDPFPRGFLL, via the coding sequence ATGCGCACCTCTCGCGTCTACCACGCAGTTGACTCGCACACCGAGGGCATGCCGACCCGCGTCATCACTGGCGGGGTCGGCGTGTTTCCGGGTTCGACGATGGCCGAGCGCCGCACCTGGTTCATGGAGAACAACGACGAGCTTCGCCAGTTGCTCATGTTCGAACCGCGCGGTCACGCGTCGATGAGTGGCGCGATTTTGCAGCCTCCCACACGGCCTGATGCCGACTGGGGCGTGCTGTACATCGAGGTGTCTGGGTGCCTGCCCATGTGCGGACACGGCACCATCGGGGTGGCCACGGTGCTCGTCGAGACTGGCATGGTCGAGGTCGTCGAGCCGGTCACGACGATCAGGCTCGACACCCCGGCTGGCCTCGTGGTCGCCGAGGTCGACGTGAAAGACGGCAAGGCCGAGCAGGTCACCATCACAAACGTGCCCTCATTTGCGGATCGCTTGGGCGCCCACGTCGAGGTTCCCGGCTTCGGTGAGGTCAACTACGACCTCGCGTTTGGCGGCAACTTTTACGCAATCGTGAAGCTCGAAGAACTCGGCATTGAGTTCCGTGAGGATCGCGAAAACAAAGACGAGCTTCTCTCAGCTGGCCTCGCAATCATGGACGCAATTAATGCGACCGACGAGCCGGTGCACCCGGAACGCGAAGACATTCGCGGTTGCCATCACGTGTATCTTGAGGCTCCGGGATCCACTGCGAAGCACTCACGCCACGCGATGGCGATCTACCCAGGCTGGTTCGATCGCTCACCGTGCGGCACCGGCACGAGCGCCCGCATGGCTCAATTGCACGCGCGCGGCGAGCTCGCGCTCGACACAGACTTCATCAACGATTCATACATTGGCTCCCGGTTTATCGGGCGCCTGGTCGAAGAAACCGAGGTGGCGGGGCGCAAGGCTGTCATCCCGACCATCACCGGTCGCGCCTGGATCACGGGCACGGCGCAATACTTCCTCGATCCAACTGACCCGTTCCCCAGGGGGTTCTTGCTGTGA
- a CDS encoding dihydrodipicolinate synthase family protein codes for MAEKKPWHGVIVASALPFKEDLSVDYDKFAEHVQFLADNGCDGIAPNGSLGEYQNLTEAERAKVIEVAVDAAPEGFSVMAGTGAYGALESLHWAEQAAKAGADCVMQLPPNTFRANHEQVKHHYATVAKAGLPIVGYNNPLDTKVDLIPSLIAEIHEAGHMVGVKEFTGDPRRIYEIQELAPTMDILIGTDDSVLEVGIAGAVGWVAGYPNAIPQATVELFKLSTSGNVQDLERAKVIYRDLHSLLRWDTKTEFVESIKLSMDELGLYGGPCRPPRLPLAKEVADKIIADTRAAAAKGYGK; via the coding sequence ATGGCCGAGAAGAAGCCCTGGCACGGTGTCATCGTTGCATCCGCGCTTCCGTTTAAGGAAGACCTCTCTGTCGACTACGACAAGTTCGCAGAACACGTGCAGTTTCTTGCCGACAACGGCTGCGACGGCATCGCACCAAATGGCTCGCTCGGCGAGTACCAGAACCTCACCGAGGCAGAGCGCGCCAAGGTCATCGAGGTTGCGGTCGACGCAGCACCCGAGGGCTTCAGCGTCATGGCGGGCACCGGTGCCTACGGCGCACTCGAGTCGTTGCACTGGGCAGAGCAGGCCGCGAAGGCTGGCGCAGACTGCGTTATGCAGCTTCCACCCAACACCTTCCGCGCAAACCACGAGCAGGTAAAGCACCACTACGCAACCGTCGCGAAGGCTGGGCTTCCGATCGTCGGCTACAACAACCCGCTCGACACCAAGGTCGACCTCATCCCGTCGCTCATCGCTGAGATTCACGAGGCAGGCCACATGGTCGGCGTCAAGGAGTTCACGGGTGACCCACGCCGCATCTACGAGATCCAAGAGCTCGCTCCCACGATGGATATCCTCATCGGCACCGACGATAGCGTGCTCGAGGTCGGCATCGCGGGTGCTGTCGGATGGGTTGCTGGCTACCCGAACGCGATTCCTCAGGCGACGGTCGAGCTGTTCAAGCTCTCGACCTCGGGCAACGTGCAAGATCTTGAGCGCGCGAAGGTGATCTACCGTGACCTGCACAGTCTGCTGCGCTGGGACACGAAGACCGAGTTTGTCGAGTCGATCAAGCTCTCGATGGACGAGCTGGGCCTCTACGGTGGCCCCTGCCGCCCACCGCGCCTCCCGCTCGCCAAGGAGGTCGCCGACAAGATCATCGCCGACACCCGCGCTGCTGCGGCAAAGGGCTACGGTAAGTAG